One window of the Microplitis demolitor isolate Queensland-Clemson2020A chromosome 10, iyMicDemo2.1a, whole genome shotgun sequence genome contains the following:
- the LOC103571726 gene encoding uncharacterized protein LOC103571726, with amino-acid sequence MRLLSILLCLGLVLRLSISQEVWDCGPPCKCKWVSGKKTADCTRQNYTHVPNYLSSEIQNLDLTSNRINHLQEGAFSRVGLVNLHKLVMRNCGIRTINTGAFNGLKIVIELDLTGNHITNLMPGTFLETQKLRVLLLNHNSLQSLDNGLFHDLEHLQRVEISHNHLERISDRTFENLPGFVTLTLNDNNLTSVKLATFENLPRLGSLELRNNQWNCNCHLKKFRNWTIERKLYTKGTTCVQPESLAGKMWDEVDSDEFACRPKIISIGAYPQIEIGDTVTMWCHASGIPRPQLSWAHRSRVLNNSTKRHTSDRGYYLSERHEWLNLTITDVIPYDKGEYICIAKSPGGIVEKNITLAIIGDADNTRTSLISLPLALGLGVTLLIFLLFFLTLCTWYWRRKKRHENEKSADVTSLEHHGLGEQEKSLITAINPVVKPPRRYEAPSVTSHGTEMTELNRTLLDNDSVFADGVGSVIGVMGGMVDERARATPELSVESSTLLRGASYRHYPPDLLAFSGGRGASPTSQSSTLPDTRSSNHYQHPHLHQSHPQHPQQSPSHQQQSPRGFSPSSGQYPAAFKTLPHNLNRQMAVYNSPVLPVMPRHGYVTIPRRPRAPSWSSGPPSSPVDHLEPVYDNLGARTTADGSSVLSLNKINKSPEPISSMRMRPLPSTPTSASNNNNNNNTSSSSNRDSNNTPSKPQTPTPTSLTPLSPSASTPTSSFPTTSAHFNSIQRSTPNIFNSSSISTNSSNTSGNPSDRSAPEGAAEWFTKLPDEIEKRVRRESTSSPLPAPSAPTPTPTQTTPSSSNTTSGQSATSTLGRKIPPRPPPKPKKKSANGPLYEDEGEDGTEV; translated from the exons ATGAGGCTGCTGTCAATCCTGCTGTGCCTTGGTCTCGTGCTGAGACTGAGCATCAGCCAAGAAGTCTGGGATTGCGGACCCCCGTGCAAATGTAAATGGGTGTCGGGTAAAAAAACAGCGGACTGTACGCGACAGAACTACACCCACGTACCAAATTACTTGTCCTCGGAGATCCAGAACCTGGACCTGACCTCCAACAGGATAAACCACCTGCAAGAAGGCGCATTTAGCCGCGTGGGTCTCGTCAATCTCCACAAATTAGTGATGCGTAATTGCGGAATCCGGACGATAAACACCGGCGCCTTCAACGGGTTGAAAATAGTCATCGAGCTCGACCTCACCGGCAATCACATAACGAACTTGATGCCCGGCACATTCTTGGAGACCCAGAAGCTGCGCGTGCTTTTGTTAAACCACAATTCCTTGCAATCTCTCGACAACGGACTGTTCCACGACCTCGAGCATCTGCAGCGAGTCGAGATATCCCACAACCATCTTGAACGTATCTCAGACCGTACATTTGAGAATCTCCCGGGATTTGTTACCCTCACACTGAACGACAATAATTTAACCAGCGTGAAGCTCGCGacctttgaaaatttaccCAGATTGGGTAGCCTCGAATTGCGTAACAACCAATGGAACTGCAACTGCCACTTGAAAAAGTTTCGTAACTGGACAATAGAACGGAAATTGTACACTAAGGGAACAACTTGCGTCCAGCCAGAATCCCTGGCAGGTAAAATGTGGGACGAAGTTGATTCCGATGAATTTGCCTGCcgtccaaaaataatttcaatcggCGCTTATCCGCAAATAGAAATAGGCGACACCGTTACTATGTGGTGCCATGCATCGGGAATACCTCGACCTCAACTGTCCTGGGCTCATAGGTCAcgtgttttaaataattcaacaaaACGGCACACCAGTGATCGCGGTTACTATTTATCTGAACGTCACGAGTGGTTAAATTTGACAATCACCGACGTAATACCCTACGACAAAGGGGAGTATATTTGTATCGCAAAGAGTCCCGGTggaattgttgaaaaaaatataacactGGCAATTATCGGGGATGCTGACAACACGAGAACAAGTTTGATTAGTTTGCCATTGGCACTGGGGCTCGGCGTGACACTgctgatatttttattgttcttCTTGACGCTCTGTACGTGGTACTGGCGACGTAAGAAAAGACACGAGAATGAGAAGAGTGCGGATGTCACGTCTCTGGAGCATCATGGTCTGGGCGAACAAGAGAAATCACTCATTACGGCAATTAATCCGGTTGTTAAACCGCCCAGGAGATATGAAGCGCCCTCGGTCACGTCTCATGGTACCGAGATGACGGAACTTAATCGCACGCTACTTGACAACGACTCCGTCTTCG ccGACGGCGTGGGAAGTGTAATAGGCGTGATGGGCGGCATGGTTGACGAACGAGCTCGCGCTACTCCCGAGCTGAGTGTCGAGAGCTCAACTCTGCTCCGCGGAGCGAGTTACCGTCACTACCCTCCGGATTTGCTGGCTTTTTCCGGGGGTCGGGGGGCGTCTCCAACCAGTCAATCATCAACCCTTCCCGATACTCGTTCTTCAAACCACTACCAGCACCCCCACCTGCATCAATCGCACCCGCAGCATCCTCAACAATCGCCGTCCCACCAGCAGCAATCACCTCGTGGATTTTCGCCCTCATCGGGTCAATATCCCGCAGCATTTAAAACACTTCCGCACAATTTAAATCGTCAAATGGCAGTTTATAATTCCCCAGTGCTACCAGTTATGCCGCGACACGGTTACGTGACAATTCCACGTCGTCCAAGAGCACCCAGCTGGAGCAGCGGACCTCCAAGTTCACCAGTTGATCATCTCGAGCCAGTTTATGACAATTTAGGCGCTCGTACAACTGCCGACGGTAGTTCGGTActgtctttaaataaaataaacaaaagtccCGAGCCGATATCATCAATGAGAATGCGACCATTACCCAGTACGCCCACATCAGCatccaataataataataataataacactagtagtagtagtaatagagATAGTAATAATACGCCAAGTAAACCTCAAACACCAACACCAACATCATTAACTCCACTCAGTCCCTCGGCATCAACACCAACATCAAGTTTCCCAACAACTTCTGCTCATTTTAACTCAATACAACGGAGCACACCAAATATCTTCAATAGCAGCAGCATCAGTACCAACAGCAGCAACACCAGCGGGAACCCATCCGACAGATCAGCGCCCGAGGGTGCCGCCGAATGGTTTACTAAACTTCCCGATGAAATAGAGAAACGTGTTCGCCGCGAATCTACATCCTCACCACTACCGGCCCCGTCGGCCCCAACGCCAACGCCAACGCAAACAACACCGTCGTCCTCAAACACAACATCTGGTCAAAGTGCCACGAGTACATTGGGAAGAAAAATACCCCCGAGACCGCCACCAAAGCCCAAAAAAAAGTCTGCAAACGGACCTCTGTACGAGGACGAGGGCGAAGACGGTACGGAAGTTTGA